In the genome of Erinaceus europaeus chromosome 8, mEriEur2.1, whole genome shotgun sequence, one region contains:
- the CLDN12 gene encoding claudin-12 isoform X1 produces the protein MGCRDVHAATVLSFLCGIASVAGLFAGTLLPNWRKLRLITFNRNEKNLTVYTGLWVKCARYDGSSDCLVYDTTWYSSVDQLDLRVLQFALPLSIVIAMGALLLSLIGMCNTAFRSSVPNIKLAKCLVNSAGCHLVAGLLFFLAGTVSLSPSIWVIFYNTHLNKKFEPVFTFDYAVYVTIASAAGLFMTSLLLFIWYCACKSLPSPFWQPLYSHPPSMHTYSQPYSARSRLSAIEIDIPVVSHSN, from the coding sequence ATGGGCTGTCGGGATGTCCACGCGGCCacagtcctctccttcctctgtgGGATTGCTTCAGTAGCAGGCCTTTTTGCCGGTACTTTGCTTCCCAACTGGAGAAAATTACGACTCATCACATTCAACAGAAATGAGAAGAACCTCACAGTTTACACAGGCCTGTGGGTGAAGTGCGCTCGATACGATGGGAGCAGTGACTGTCTGGTTTACGACACCACTTGGTACTCCTCAGTGGACCAGTTAGACTTGCGGGTCCTCCAGTTTGCTTTGCCTCTCAGCATCGTGATTGCAATGGGTGCCCTGCTACTCTCCCTGATCGGAATGTGTAACACAGCCTTTAGGTCCTCAGTGCCTAACATCAAGCTGGCCAAGTGTCTGGTCAATAGTGCAGGCTGCCACCTGGTGGCTGGACTGCTGTTTTTCCTGGCAGGTACTGTGAGCCTCTCTCCATCCATCTGGGTGATCTTTTATAACACCCATCTGAACAAGAAGTTTGAGCCAGTCTTTACATTTGACTATGCAGTGTATGTCACTATCGCTAGTGCGGCGGGCCTGTTTATGACTTCCCTTCTTCTGTTTATTTGGTATTGTGCATGCAAATCTTTGCCTTCTCCTTTCTGGCAACCACTATATTCCCATCCTCCTAGTATGCATACTTACTCACAACCCTATTCAGCACGCTCCCGCCTCTCTGCCATTGAGATTGACATTCCAGTAGTTTCACACTCTAACTAG
- the CLDN12 gene encoding claudin-12 isoform X2, with protein sequence MGCRDVHAATVLSFLCGIASVAGLFAGTLLPNWRKLRLITFNRNEKNLTVYTGLWVKCARYDGSSDCLVYDTTWYSSVDQLDLRVLQFALPLSIVIAMGALLLSLIGMCNTAFRSSVPNIKLAKCLVNSAGCHLVAGLLFFLAGSLNTCNILES encoded by the exons ATGGGCTGTCGGGATGTCCACGCGGCCacagtcctctccttcctctgtgGGATTGCTTCAGTAGCAGGCCTTTTTGCCGGTACTTTGCTTCCCAACTGGAGAAAATTACGACTCATCACATTCAACAGAAATGAGAAGAACCTCACAGTTTACACAGGCCTGTGGGTGAAGTGCGCTCGATACGATGGGAGCAGTGACTGTCTGGTTTACGACACCACTTGGTACTCCTCAGTGGACCAGTTAGACTTGCGGGTCCTCCAGTTTGCTTTGCCTCTCAGCATCGTGATTGCAATGGGTGCCCTGCTACTCTCCCTGATCGGAATGTGTAACACAGCCTTTAGGTCCTCAGTGCCTAACATCAAGCTGGCCAAGTGTCTGGTCAATAGTGCAGGCTGCCACCTGGTGGCTGGACTGCTGTTTTTCCTGGCAG gcTCATTGAATACCTGCAACATTCTGGAGTCTTAA